A genome region from Maridesulfovibrio salexigens DSM 2638 includes the following:
- a CDS encoding AAA domain-containing protein, giving the protein MSFEYEEVDEAKIESNGWSHQRAWQIRSDSESSKIPVMVHELCTDNVEHELLIRRYFEEVQRILFKASNLPEAKYSTICLERHFSESSSDDLKKVYKIVTKGWYTASLEDLFSSNGKLKAMGEKQRNKLRAHSERARFWNSISNIAQFIRRLQQNKLFCPKFTLESFYFVAETSEEFALLESGQDYPFELLRLTGLENIVPFGGLVRENSGSRIDPSHQIFSWHALAGIIVDILLGPPSSSIKCADKIHAIREDKLKHGLVNNKISDKEYSLLQHMFHAQDSFSLGDVCRQIEVLSHALPIRRTASGRQSTKLSVVYSEHARENFVHLVNNEKCEYGEEPSAFQVSEYLRKRLSRAEVWFDSSQLDGSYSEICFDCGGGLRLSGMLFKDLRTDEVNKKLLFLNGHYCRGGLKENCVRFYDVEIDCFYIKELRKRTTSSSGEWGATLARCMGFEHRKHVKDQQLSILSTLELANQLESLMAFLTLFVCEVKKISNLNDGVEILLSPLSEEALYGSDSECREHLNKIRDIQTKVRSAISQNDNYADVLFRNLQDQFQQYAHLPEAKRKHADILITTWKDAGSLSINIGAGSANLDQRSWRIDWEHFFTNKDSSNFSIKASRKADFDLYEKSSLVVGKLVSLRTRGHYGQMEVVKRRTDAFEHLRKYDMLMQQLVEPGRKTGQLPRPSNNFRQWAEEVLYDGKVDPSKRLDDNKMAIIEDIYRTMPMFVLQGPPGTGKSETVCTVVKLIFSEDPMAQVLLTSRENATVKELLRKLYKESQSWEDKPIFKLSPNIQNSLRGEHKDTGDSESFSIKATISEQTLALLDDAYLKMKGTIIPNDVVSSVCNDWRLFLTGIKDGEDGSVKSSDIENINYLLEQSASLIFTTASDKGLADMVASGDMYDWVFVEEAAKTPFYDLLLPMLVSQRWVLLGDSQQLNPFWANEFMALMNNYTSSIKMLKEVKLLGQTGRKDYISIENIEKVLARKEDSRFFESEWIWAFRKLFAEINPKFPDREEANGETAAVLNTVYRMPPALTGLVNVFYDTELVPAPMTQDMTHGELAPSGIKSNPLSAPNFLTGVNGIWVDTGRGEVRLRQQEEKNQVCNPGEAKLIRNIVEKMEINGRICKKPSLAILTPYRKQVSALKAEFRKINDLLLEKFTPVIMRRNGGVGWVSTIDSFQGCQADVVILSLVRNSTSSQYENKQTIQFVTDENRVNVMISRAQRFLVVVGSFEYFMTCYNSSADHDLFYKFLQNFRSMAEDFENRYLAKIFYSQIPAEFKI; this is encoded by the coding sequence ATGTCATTCGAATATGAAGAAGTAGATGAGGCTAAGATTGAAAGCAATGGATGGAGTCATCAGAGGGCGTGGCAAATTCGTTCAGATTCAGAATCAAGTAAGATTCCTGTGATGGTCCATGAACTTTGCACGGATAATGTTGAACATGAGTTGCTGATTCGGCGTTATTTTGAGGAGGTTCAGCGTATACTTTTTAAAGCAAGCAACCTGCCGGAAGCTAAATATAGCACAATATGTCTGGAACGGCATTTTAGCGAATCTTCTTCTGATGATTTGAAAAAAGTATACAAAATAGTAACTAAAGGGTGGTATACTGCTAGTTTAGAAGATCTTTTCTCAAGCAATGGTAAATTGAAAGCAATGGGAGAAAAGCAGCGTAATAAGTTGCGTGCCCATTCAGAAAGAGCCAGATTTTGGAATTCTATTTCAAATATTGCCCAATTTATACGTCGTCTTCAGCAGAATAAATTGTTTTGCCCCAAATTTACATTGGAATCATTTTATTTTGTAGCTGAGACAAGTGAAGAATTTGCCCTGTTGGAGTCCGGGCAGGATTACCCTTTTGAATTATTGCGGTTAACTGGGCTTGAAAATATTGTTCCTTTTGGTGGGCTTGTTAGAGAAAATTCTGGATCGAGAATCGACCCTTCACACCAAATTTTTTCTTGGCATGCGTTGGCCGGTATTATTGTGGATATCTTACTTGGTCCTCCCTCCAGTTCCATTAAGTGTGCGGATAAAATCCACGCGATAAGGGAAGATAAATTAAAACATGGGTTGGTGAATAATAAAATATCAGATAAAGAGTATTCTCTCCTGCAACATATGTTTCATGCTCAGGATAGCTTTTCGCTGGGAGATGTCTGCCGGCAGATAGAAGTTCTTAGCCATGCCTTACCAATAAGAAGAACTGCAAGCGGCAGACAGTCTACAAAATTAAGTGTTGTTTACTCTGAGCATGCCAGAGAAAATTTTGTTCATCTCGTTAACAATGAGAAATGTGAGTATGGGGAGGAACCAAGTGCCTTTCAGGTTAGCGAGTATCTCAGAAAGAGATTAAGTCGAGCTGAGGTTTGGTTTGATTCAAGTCAGTTGGATGGAAGTTATAGTGAGATATGTTTTGATTGTGGAGGTGGATTGAGATTAAGCGGAATGCTTTTTAAAGATCTTCGGACTGATGAAGTCAACAAAAAATTGCTTTTTTTAAATGGTCATTATTGTAGGGGAGGCTTGAAGGAGAATTGCGTACGCTTTTATGATGTTGAAATAGATTGTTTTTATATTAAAGAATTAAGAAAGAGAACTACAAGTAGCAGTGGAGAGTGGGGAGCAACCTTGGCTCGTTGTATGGGGTTTGAGCATAGGAAGCACGTTAAAGATCAGCAGTTAAGCATATTATCTACTCTTGAATTGGCAAATCAACTGGAATCTTTAATGGCTTTTCTGACACTGTTTGTCTGTGAAGTTAAGAAAATATCTAATTTGAATGATGGGGTAGAGATTCTTCTCTCTCCTTTAAGCGAAGAGGCATTATATGGTTCTGATTCTGAATGTCGTGAACATTTGAATAAAATAAGGGATATACAGACGAAAGTGCGTTCTGCAATATCACAAAACGATAATTATGCAGATGTGCTGTTTCGTAATCTCCAAGATCAGTTTCAGCAGTATGCTCATTTGCCGGAAGCTAAAAGAAAACATGCTGATATACTAATCACAACATGGAAGGATGCCGGGTCATTGTCAATTAATATTGGTGCGGGTAGCGCAAATCTTGACCAAAGAAGTTGGCGAATAGATTGGGAGCATTTTTTCACCAACAAGGACTCATCTAATTTTTCAATTAAGGCTTCGAGGAAAGCAGATTTTGATCTTTATGAGAAGAGTAGTCTCGTAGTCGGTAAACTCGTGTCATTGCGTACAAGAGGGCACTATGGGCAAATGGAGGTAGTCAAGAGGCGTACCGATGCTTTTGAGCATTTGAGGAAGTACGACATGTTGATGCAGCAGCTTGTTGAGCCAGGAAGGAAAACAGGACAGCTCCCTCGTCCGTCAAATAATTTTCGGCAATGGGCTGAAGAGGTGCTTTATGATGGAAAGGTAGATCCTTCTAAAAGGCTTGATGATAATAAGATGGCCATTATTGAGGATATTTATCGCACAATGCCTATGTTTGTTCTTCAAGGTCCTCCTGGCACGGGTAAAAGTGAAACTGTGTGCACCGTTGTTAAGCTTATTTTTAGTGAAGATCCCATGGCTCAGGTGTTGCTGACTTCTAGAGAGAACGCGACAGTTAAAGAGCTGTTGCGTAAGTTGTATAAGGAATCCCAGAGTTGGGAAGATAAGCCAATCTTTAAGTTGTCACCAAACATTCAGAACAGCTTACGTGGGGAACACAAAGATACAGGTGATTCCGAATCTTTTTCTATCAAGGCAACTATTTCGGAGCAAACCTTGGCTCTTTTGGACGATGCTTACCTTAAAATGAAAGGGACAATTATTCCAAATGATGTTGTTAGCAGTGTTTGTAATGATTGGAGGCTTTTTTTAACTGGTATTAAAGATGGTGAGGATGGCTCTGTAAAATCTTCAGATATTGAAAATATTAACTATCTCCTTGAACAAAGTGCAAGCCTCATTTTCACTACTGCCAGTGATAAAGGGCTAGCTGATATGGTTGCCAGTGGAGATATGTATGATTGGGTTTTTGTTGAAGAAGCAGCTAAAACTCCTTTTTATGATCTCCTGTTGCCAATGCTTGTTTCTCAGCGGTGGGTCCTGCTTGGAGACTCTCAACAACTGAATCCGTTTTGGGCTAATGAATTTATGGCATTAATGAATAATTATACAAGTTCAATCAAAATGTTGAAAGAAGTTAAGTTGTTAGGGCAAACAGGGCGCAAGGATTATATCTCAATAGAAAATATTGAAAAAGTTTTAGCTCGAAAAGAAGACTCCCGTTTTTTTGAAAGCGAGTGGATTTGGGCTTTCAGAAAGTTGTTCGCTGAAATTAATCCGAAATTTCCAGATAGAGAAGAAGCTAATGGTGAAACTGCTGCAGTACTGAATACCGTATACAGGATGCCTCCTGCGTTAACCGGCTTGGTCAATGTTTTTTATGACACGGAACTGGTTCCTGCTCCCATGACTCAGGATATGACTCATGGTGAACTTGCGCCTTCGGGAATAAAAAGTAACCCGCTTTCTGCGCCAAATTTTTTGACGGGAGTGAACGGGATTTGGGTGGATACAGGGCGCGGTGAAGTTCGTTTGCGGCAACAAGAAGAGAAGAATCAGGTTTGTAATCCTGGAGAGGCTAAGCTTATACGTAATATTGTGGAAAAAATGGAAATTAATGGAAGAATTTGTAAAAAGCCGAGTTTGGCTATTTTGACTCCATATCGAAAGCAGGTAAGTGCGCTTAAGGCCGAATTTAGAAAGATAAACGACTTGTTGTTGGAAAAATTTACTCCAGTAATCATGAGACGCAATGGCGGAGTTGGATGGGTGAGTACTATTGATTCATTCCAAGGGTGTCAGGCGGATGTTGTGATTCTAAGTCTTGTTCGTAATTCTACGTCAAGTCAATACGAAAATAAACAGACAATACAGTTTGTTACCGACGAAAATAGAGTGAATGTGATGATCTCACGCGCCCAACGATTCTTGGTTGTTGTAGGTAGTTTTGAGTATTTTATGACCTGTTATAATTCTTCGGCGGATCACGATTTATTTTACAAGTTTTTACAAAACTTTAGAAGTATGGCTGAGGATTTCGAAAATAGATATTTGGCAAAGATCTTTTATTCTCAAATTCCTGCTGAATTTAAAATTTAA
- a CDS encoding SLATT domain-containing protein: MSDTNSQLPKSSLEELMISLIKIMARTKRNRFRAAVRLEREHGDITFVITVCSIGVIAFSLVPLFFAENMTATMKSLLGFFNVVLSICIICLTLLQDSKKREKKSELFRRSGLELIGVIHNAKAVLESKGVTEEKYNIIVERYIRVLTNYRVAHEDVDDMINGARFNRNFFKKILHLAWGWTYVSRYRIFFLFFCLLLLGLICYVYNISIV, encoded by the coding sequence GTGTCTGATACAAATTCTCAATTGCCTAAAAGTAGTCTTGAGGAGTTAATGATTTCTCTAATTAAGATCATGGCTAGAACAAAGAGGAATAGATTTAGGGCTGCTGTAAGACTTGAACGTGAGCATGGTGACATAACTTTTGTTATTACTGTGTGTTCAATTGGGGTTATTGCTTTTTCATTAGTTCCGTTATTCTTCGCGGAGAACATGACGGCTACCATGAAGTCGTTGCTTGGCTTTTTTAACGTTGTTTTATCCATATGTATTATTTGTTTAACTCTATTGCAGGATTCAAAAAAGAGAGAGAAGAAAAGTGAATTGTTTCGTCGGTCAGGCTTGGAGCTTATTGGAGTGATCCATAACGCGAAGGCTGTTCTCGAATCAAAAGGAGTTACTGAGGAAAAATATAATATTATTGTTGAACGTTATATAAGGGTTTTGACTAACTATCGAGTGGCTCATGAAGATGTTGATGATATGATTAATGGAGCAAGGTTTAATCGTAATTTTTTTAAAAAAATACTACATCTGGCTTGGGGATGGACATATGTTAGTAGATATAGAATATTTTTTTTGTTTTTTTGTTTATTGTTGCTAGGGCTGATTTGTTACGTGTATAATATTTCTATTGTATAA
- a CDS encoding M48 family metallopeptidase has translation MPTYKDIEYSLTRSKRKTASLHIERNGSVSLMIPEGLSDTEADGIIESKLYWIYKSLAEWEDLNAAKVKREFVSGEGFLYLGRSYRLKFVEEQRAPLMLKNGYFCLRTSKAARQVEPHEAFKEFYRTKGKDRIPERVELYRKKLGVKPSTVRVMELKHRWASCSDNGALNFHWKCMMAPLLILDYIVVHELAHLIHPRHTTAFWNEVDKVLPDYLERKEWLKKRGAEMDL, from the coding sequence GTGCCTACATACAAAGACATCGAATACAGCCTTACGCGCAGCAAAAGAAAGACAGCAAGCCTGCATATAGAAAGGAACGGATCTGTATCCCTGATGATTCCAGAAGGATTGTCCGACACCGAAGCTGACGGAATCATCGAGAGCAAACTGTATTGGATATACAAAAGCCTTGCAGAATGGGAAGATCTGAACGCCGCGAAAGTAAAAAGGGAATTCGTAAGCGGCGAAGGATTTCTGTATCTGGGCCGCTCATATCGGCTAAAATTTGTTGAAGAGCAGCGCGCACCGCTGATGCTAAAAAACGGTTACTTCTGCTTGCGAACCAGCAAAGCAGCCAGACAAGTCGAACCTCACGAAGCCTTCAAGGAATTCTACCGCACAAAAGGAAAAGACCGCATCCCGGAGCGGGTAGAACTCTACCGCAAAAAGCTAGGCGTAAAGCCATCCACAGTCCGGGTCATGGAGCTAAAGCACCGCTGGGCATCCTGTTCAGATAATGGTGCCCTAAACTTCCACTGGAAATGCATGATGGCCCCGCTTCTGATCTTGGACTATATAGTAGTCCACGAACTAGCCCACCTCATCCACCCTCGCCACACAACGGCCTTCTGGAACGAGGTAGATAAAGTATTGCCAGACTATCTGGAACGCAAAGAATGGCTGAAGAAACGTGGAGCTGAGATGGATTTGTAA
- a CDS encoding type I restriction endonuclease subunit R has product MAEYLVVEKPFLDQLENLGWEITDQGQGIPHDPAMSYRSNFREVALFEEFKQSVSSINRTEDGQQWLTDKQLGDLYNEIFHQPTAGLIEANEKVLKLLFKAQVDVNEITGESDPVVKLIDFDNPERNTFRAINQFRIDTPGGVKDYIIPDIVLFVNGLPLVVIECKDANEYTSNPIHEAVEQLRRYSDQREQTIAEGLREGEPALFFANQLLIATCGDEAEFGSITATEDYFFAWKDIYPVKHKEYEPPLGRERAQEILIQGMLPPETLLDIIRTCTVFMDVGDNRVKAVCRYQQYRAADKIVEKLRNGGSFRDRSGVVWHTQGSGKSLTMVFTVRKIRMCDDLKDLKILFMTDRKDLEKQLGQTAELTGENVTYIQSTQALRKNLHTDASNLNMVMVHKFGEHQHNMAPEYLAKAIDAPRRYDNFGVVNPSERIVIMIDEAHRSHNEDLGNNVFEAFPAAARIAFTGTPLLSGISKAPTIDKFGGYIDKYRLQDAVEDGATVQILYEGKTADTAIYDKHEFDRKFEDLFKKRTDEEILEIKKRYGATGDILEAEGRIEEIATDLVDHYIENILCNGFKAQVVASSKMAAARYVKYIRKAIESRIELEKEKPTSDESLITKLAFLQTAAVLSADGTNDPAVITKAIKEAKKFNAIANFKKAFDPERPETGMAILVVCDRLLTGFDAPIEQVMYIDKKIKEHNLLQTIARVNRIADGKTRGYIVDYIGLANHLHHALSIYGKDEDYADIQMSMLDIDSEIPTLESRYRRLLYLFSSNGLDDIEDFVQQKIDNPELEYNIVEEAIGILENIKRRADFEVYFKKFLQSMDIILPNAAATPYKIPVKRFGYILARTKQRYKDNSLNISGAGEKVKQLVNEHLISLGIDPKIPAVELFSANFDESIEENKSTKAKASEMEHAIRKHCKIQFGKDPEGYARMSEKLEALIRKHKEDWDKLYKSLLALCDEVRKIEDKPVDDPFLRLTLMTTFGTTEVDDETKGKTEVLIDEVLKHLQKTIGIIDFWDTPVRVRELKGEISIALASSGIPEVIEKMDQVETEIVALAKHRHKELLALVDDRKK; this is encoded by the coding sequence ATGGCTGAATATCTCGTTGTTGAAAAACCGTTTCTGGACCAGCTGGAAAATCTTGGATGGGAAATTACTGACCAAGGGCAGGGAATCCCCCATGACCCGGCTATGAGCTACCGCAGCAACTTCCGCGAAGTGGCCCTGTTTGAAGAATTCAAGCAAAGCGTCAGCTCCATTAACCGGACCGAAGACGGACAGCAATGGCTCACCGACAAACAGCTAGGCGACCTTTACAACGAGATATTTCATCAACCTACGGCTGGGCTGATTGAGGCCAACGAGAAAGTACTCAAGCTGCTCTTCAAGGCTCAAGTCGATGTCAACGAAATCACCGGAGAATCCGATCCGGTCGTTAAGCTCATCGACTTTGACAATCCCGAACGCAACACCTTCAGGGCTATCAACCAATTCCGTATCGATACCCCCGGAGGCGTGAAAGATTACATCATCCCGGACATTGTGCTCTTTGTTAACGGTCTGCCGCTTGTGGTTATCGAATGCAAAGACGCTAACGAATACACCTCCAACCCCATCCATGAAGCTGTCGAGCAGTTAAGACGCTACAGCGACCAGCGCGAACAAACCATAGCTGAAGGACTCCGTGAAGGTGAACCGGCTCTGTTTTTTGCCAACCAACTTTTAATCGCCACCTGCGGGGACGAGGCCGAATTCGGTTCCATAACGGCCACTGAAGACTATTTCTTTGCATGGAAAGACATCTACCCTGTAAAACACAAAGAATACGAACCGCCGCTGGGGCGCGAACGTGCGCAGGAGATTCTGATCCAAGGCATGCTGCCACCGGAAACACTTCTGGACATCATCCGTACCTGTACAGTTTTTATGGATGTCGGAGATAATCGGGTAAAGGCAGTCTGCCGCTACCAGCAGTACCGGGCCGCAGACAAGATAGTCGAAAAATTACGCAATGGCGGAAGCTTTAGAGACCGTTCAGGTGTTGTCTGGCATACGCAAGGTTCCGGCAAATCCCTGACCATGGTCTTCACTGTCCGAAAAATACGGATGTGTGACGACCTCAAAGACTTAAAGATCCTGTTCATGACTGACCGTAAGGATCTTGAAAAGCAGTTGGGGCAAACAGCAGAACTGACCGGCGAAAACGTCACTTATATTCAAAGCACTCAAGCTCTGCGCAAGAACCTGCACACGGACGCTTCCAACCTGAATATGGTCATGGTCCATAAATTCGGTGAGCACCAGCACAACATGGCTCCTGAATATCTGGCGAAGGCAATTGATGCTCCGCGCAGATATGATAATTTCGGCGTAGTTAACCCGTCTGAGCGCATTGTCATTATGATTGACGAAGCGCATAGAAGCCACAACGAAGACCTGGGAAACAACGTCTTCGAAGCATTCCCGGCAGCAGCTCGTATCGCTTTCACCGGGACTCCCCTTTTAAGCGGCATCAGCAAGGCCCCGACTATTGATAAATTCGGCGGTTATATCGACAAATACCGCTTACAAGACGCAGTAGAGGACGGAGCAACTGTACAGATCCTCTATGAAGGAAAAACCGCAGACACGGCCATTTACGACAAACACGAATTTGACCGTAAATTTGAGGATCTTTTCAAGAAACGCACTGATGAAGAAATCCTTGAAATCAAAAAACGGTATGGCGCAACTGGTGATATTCTGGAAGCTGAAGGCCGCATTGAGGAAATAGCCACTGATTTAGTGGATCATTACATAGAAAACATCCTGTGCAATGGATTTAAGGCTCAGGTTGTCGCCAGCTCGAAAATGGCAGCAGCCCGCTATGTAAAATATATCCGTAAAGCAATTGAAAGCCGTATTGAGCTGGAAAAAGAGAAACCGACTTCAGACGAATCTCTCATTACGAAACTGGCATTTCTCCAGACAGCCGCAGTTCTTTCCGCAGACGGAACCAATGATCCTGCCGTCATCACCAAGGCCATTAAAGAAGCCAAAAAATTCAACGCCATTGCTAATTTTAAGAAAGCCTTTGATCCTGAAAGACCTGAAACAGGTATGGCCATACTGGTGGTCTGTGACCGACTGCTGACCGGCTTTGATGCGCCCATCGAACAGGTTATGTATATTGATAAGAAAATCAAAGAACACAACCTGCTCCAGACCATCGCCAGAGTTAACAGAATCGCAGATGGTAAAACTCGTGGTTACATCGTCGACTACATCGGACTCGCCAATCATTTGCATCATGCCCTTTCTATTTATGGCAAAGATGAAGATTATGCCGACATCCAAATGTCCATGCTGGACATTGACTCTGAAATTCCGACGCTAGAAAGCCGCTACCGCAGGCTACTCTACTTGTTCAGCTCGAATGGACTTGATGACATTGAAGACTTTGTTCAGCAAAAAATTGATAATCCTGAGTTGGAATACAACATAGTAGAGGAAGCCATTGGTATTTTGGAAAATATCAAACGGCGCGCGGACTTTGAAGTTTACTTCAAGAAATTTCTCCAAAGTATGGATATCATCCTGCCTAATGCAGCTGCCACCCCATATAAAATTCCAGTAAAACGATTTGGGTACATCCTTGCTCGAACCAAGCAGCGTTACAAAGACAATTCACTGAATATTTCCGGTGCTGGCGAGAAGGTAAAGCAACTAGTAAACGAGCACCTGATCAGCCTTGGAATCGATCCGAAAATACCTGCGGTAGAACTCTTTTCCGCTAATTTCGACGAATCTATCGAAGAAAACAAAAGCACCAAGGCCAAAGCCAGCGAAATGGAGCATGCAATCAGGAAGCATTGCAAAATCCAATTCGGCAAAGACCCTGAAGGCTACGCTCGTATGAGTGAGAAGCTTGAGGCCCTGATCCGCAAGCACAAGGAAGACTGGGATAAACTCTACAAAAGCCTGCTGGCCCTGTGTGATGAAGTACGCAAGATTGAGGATAAGCCTGTTGATGATCCATTTCTCAGGTTAACACTCATGACCACATTCGGAACCACCGAAGTGGATGACGAGACAAAAGGCAAAACAGAAGTGCTGATTGATGAGGTACTCAAACATCTCCAAAAAACAATTGGCATTATTGACTTCTGGGACACCCCTGTGCGAGTTCGTGAACTCAAAGGGGAAATTAGCATTGCGCTGGCCTCCAGTGGCATCCCGGAAGTAATTGAAAAAATGGATCAGGTCGAAACCGAGATAGTTGCTCTGGCGAAACACCGCCACAAAGAGCTTCTTGCACTGGTTGATGACCGAAAAAAATAG
- a CDS encoding GIY-YIG nuclease family protein yields the protein MSKNNSPFSFKIFLPEGDPDGLRIIGKSHWTGKGLVFNRSNYKESSKREEFQKTGVYILVGDAEDGTLPTIYIGEGEPVLRRLNRHYANKDFWNWGVFFVSTDNSLNKAHVKNIESQLIELAKKAKRAKLDNNVDSHAPTLSEWEQADVDSFLDDMLSVFPLLGLHAFKKTKKKSHKKFPTLKINGSGVSAKGQDTGEGFVVFKGSQSKKFTAKSIHNYLITTRDDLINSGVLLPDGENFIFSQDYTFKSPSTAASIVLARNANGRIEWKNEQGVTLRDIQTEGIDLSQE from the coding sequence ATGAGCAAAAACAACTCCCCTTTTTCCTTTAAAATCTTCCTGCCGGAAGGCGACCCGGACGGTCTGCGTATCATTGGTAAATCGCACTGGACAGGGAAAGGACTGGTCTTTAACCGCTCCAATTACAAGGAATCTTCCAAGCGGGAAGAATTCCAGAAAACAGGTGTATATATTCTAGTGGGCGATGCCGAGGACGGAACTTTGCCGACCATTTACATCGGCGAAGGGGAACCGGTGCTCCGCAGGCTGAACCGCCATTATGCCAATAAGGATTTCTGGAACTGGGGAGTGTTCTTTGTTTCCACTGACAACAGCCTGAATAAAGCCCACGTAAAGAATATTGAAAGCCAGCTCATTGAACTGGCTAAAAAAGCCAAACGGGCCAAGCTTGATAATAATGTTGATTCGCATGCTCCTACCCTCTCCGAATGGGAACAGGCCGACGTGGATAGCTTTCTGGATGATATGCTTAGTGTTTTCCCTTTGCTGGGGCTTCATGCATTTAAAAAAACAAAAAAGAAATCACACAAAAAATTTCCGACTCTAAAAATTAACGGCAGTGGAGTCTCCGCCAAAGGACAAGATACAGGTGAAGGCTTTGTTGTATTCAAAGGATCTCAGTCCAAAAAATTTACAGCAAAATCCATCCATAACTATCTCATCACCACAAGAGATGACCTTATAAATTCAGGAGTATTACTGCCTGATGGTGAAAACTTCATATTTTCACAGGACTACACTTTTAAATCTCCCAGCACAGCTGCAAGTATAGTTCTGGCCCGCAATGCCAATGGCAGGATCGAATGGAAAAATGAACAAGGTGTGACACTTAGAGACATTCAAACCGAAGGAATTGACCTTTCACAGGAGTAG